CCCCACAATCcatgaaattacttttattACAACAGAAACAAACTGATGGATACAGAATACTTTCGAGAAGTGCACAAGAGAtaagaaaatactaaaaatctaaTCCAATTCGTCTCTCTGAGCAAGACCCGTTTCCATTTGCAATTAGAGTGCAAGGAGAAGCTTCATTCAATCCTACACAGCTTGTACGTAGATTCTTGACGAGATCCTCAATATTCATGCAGAAGTCAACGTCcatctgcaaggaaaaaagATTATGTTGGAAAACGAACCATGATATATGTTTGGATTTGTTCGTAAGTATGAGCTAGTTTTAATAACTTAACCGAAAAtataagtttttcttgtttgtaattttacccttagaaaaagaaaagaaaagatgggagCGACCCAGGTGCTTGAATTTACCTGAGCTACGATTGTCATTTCTAGTATGGAACTCCCAAACGATAATACACTGCTATTAAGAATAGATAGATTcaacttctctatttctctaagTATCTCCGTCGTGCGTCCCTTTCGTTTCTCATGATGGATTCGAAGAAGAACATGTTTATCCAAGACCCTTGCTTCGATCTCAGGGAGTTGTTGCTCAAAGTGGTTAGAGTTCTCATCTAATGAGAACATATCATCATATGCCGAGACCTGAGACTTCTTTCCAATCACAACTGATTCCACAGTCCTGATTGCAACTTCTTCCTCGAGTTTCTTGACGCGTTCTTGAAGCTGCTTCATGTAGTTGATTGCATGACTGAGGATTGATGCTTTGTCCATCTGAAAAACACAACAGCACACAAGAAAATTGCTTTGAGTATATCGTTGTTTAGTAGCCGATCTTTGTTGATGATTTGGCAAAGTAAACATACCTTGCTCATCCTAACTTTATTGTTTCCCATGGGAGTGAAATGCCTGGTGATAAACCAGAAGATTTGCTCGTAGTGTGATATTGAAGTTTAAGCAATTGTAAGCAGGTCACTAATGCACGTAGAGATACATCATTTTAACTTTAATCCTTACTTTATAAAATGAGACTCCTAACTAACAACTCTTTCCAGTTGAATGAATTGTGATTGGATGAGATCATGTTATGCATGAAATGAAGTTCTGTGCTGTTGACTATTTCAATAGCTATGGGGATAATTGTGTTGCTAATATGATTAGATCTCTTAAATTGTTTTGAGCCAGACTTCAGGAAATTCACAACAATCACCGACAGTAACAAATCGGGGCAAACAATCGTCAGGACTTCCTAACGTGGATTCATCAACATTTTGATAATCTGATATGTATTTTAATGTGATGACGAAGTATTCTTAGTAATAGGGAATCTTTCCAAAGAAAAGTAAGAAGTTTTTTCCAGAAGATTTACCTTTTTAAGGCCAGGAATGATAGCAGAGAGAGCAATGAAGCTCTGGCTAAGCTTCTCACGCCGCATCCTCTCAGCAATCAGGTGTTTTCGTGTATGCATAGGTGGTCTACTCATTGGGCCAGTTCTGTCTGTCTCTGTTTGACAATCTTGGATCTTATAAGCACCTTCATAAAATCATTACAAGGCAACTTTTGGTATTACCATCATGCAGTATAATACCTCAGACTTTATTCAATCAACCTAAATATGTAACAAATATTCGAAGCAAGTACCGTAAATCTGCTGCGATTCAGTTGGGAAAGAATCCAAGCTCCCAAAAGATATCAACTGGGAGCTAGATGACGGCGAGGACATCACCATTGTCGGGGCTTTGTATGTTCCGGGCGAGCAAGAGTTGCTCCATCTCTCAGTCTTCGGCATCTTCATTGGCCTCTCCATGATTGTTGGAGCAACTTCGACTGGCAGATCCATGAGACCTCGTGTCGTTTCTGAAGGGGAGTACGTTTCTGAAGAGAAAAGTTTGGAGTCGAAATCTTCAAGAGGGAAATCGAAGGCGTTCATTTGATGATGTTGATACATATGATGTAGTGTTTCTTCTGTTACCTATGAAATCGAGTAGAgataaaatcttgaaaaatgcaTCAAGTCGACATAATAACATCTGGGGCTTAGGAGGAAAATCGAATGCTTACTATCTCAGGGAACAACTGGGATGATAAGATCTCCATTGAAGCACTCTCTGGGGTTCCTAAAAAGCGCGAGTTGTTTACCATTGTTTGCTGTCTATATGTTTACGACCCTAGACAGAATGCAAAAATTTCATCAGAAAAATAAGGTTGATTTATCATGGATGAAAGTCGAGGAATCACAATCCTACGTTACTATCAAAATTCACGGAAAGTCCTCTTTTCgtgctgtttttcttttcttttccttgtcgATGAACAACACATTCAAACATGTTTGAATAGGCGGAGCCCAGAGGGacatgagaagaagaagactaagTCAGAAACGTCACCTTGAGTAGAGGAATACTTGAGAACCTTGTCTTTTCGAAACGCGGTCTCCACTCTTCTTTATCGTTGGAGAAATGCCTGTATTTATGGAGGAACCAAACGCGGTCGCCCCTCTGCAAAGCGAAGCAAATCTTTCGCACGTGCCAAACGTGTTAGGCCCGCTCCCaccccccctcctctctcttcacTAATTGCCTATAATCCTTGGGTCATGGACGCTATGAGTCGAGAAAACTCCTAGGTATCATCGGAAACCCTACATTGAGGAGCCCCAGGATGATTTATATATTCGgaataaatcaaaaatttaattgattAGACTAGTCTTGTCCTAGCGTACATTTTATGTCTTTTGAACTTGCCTGGATTTCAAACTAAAACGAATTGAATCGttggaaattcaaaaagaaaccttGGCAAATCAAAATTGCATACAATTATACGGAAGCTCCAAAAACACTAGAAattcccttttatttatttatttatttatggatcGACTAAGTTCATCAAAAGTTAATTAAAATCTTCAATAAATGCTTGTATTCTGTCAATGATAGTTTTAGGGCTAAGGTTTAAAACTTGCGGCATGACTTTTCATTATGTATATTA
This region of Eucalyptus grandis isolate ANBG69807.140 chromosome 8, ASM1654582v1, whole genome shotgun sequence genomic DNA includes:
- the LOC104416928 gene encoding transcription factor NAI1 → MVNNSRFLGTPESASMEILSSQLFPEIVTEETLHHMYQHHQMNAFDFPLEDFDSKLFSSETYSPSETTRGLMDLPVEVAPTIMERPMKMPKTERWSNSCSPGTYKAPTMVMSSPSSSSQLISFGSLDSFPTESQQIYGAYKIQDCQTETDRTGPMSRPPMHTRKHLIAERMRREKLSQSFIALSAIIPGLKKMDKASILSHAINYMKQLQERVKKLEEEVAIRTVESVVIGKKSQVSAYDDMFSLDENSNHFEQQLPEIEARVLDKHVLLRIHHEKRKGRTTEILREIEKLNLSILNSSVLSFGSSILEMTIVAQMDVDFCMNIEDLVKNLRSSILRYMVHRLPNPQYHKGLDSLKNT